One genomic segment of Mastomys coucha isolate ucsf_1 unplaced genomic scaffold, UCSF_Mcou_1 pScaffold22, whole genome shotgun sequence includes these proteins:
- the Rasl11a gene encoding ras-like protein family member 11A: MRPLTMSGHFLLAPIPESSSDYLLPKDIKLAVLGAGRVGKSAMIVRFLTKRFIGDYEPNTGKLYSRLVYVEGDQLSLQIQDTPGGIQAQDSLSQMVDSLSKCVHWAEGFLLVYSITDYESYQSIRPLYQHIRKVHPDGKAPVIVVGNKGDLVHARQVQTHEGLQLANELGSLFLEISTSENYEDVCDVFQHLCKEVSKLHGLSGERRRASIIPRPRSPNMQDLKRRFRQALSSKVKGPSTLG; the protein is encoded by the exons ATGCGGCCACTCACCATGTCCGGGCACTTTCTGCTGGCGCCCATCCCCGAGTCCTCCTCTGACTACCTCCTGCCTAAGGACATTAAGCTGGCGGTGCTGGGCGCGGGTCGTGTGGGCAAGAGCG CAATGATTGTGCGCTTCTTGACCAAGAGATTCATCGGCGACTACGAACCTAACACAG GCAAACTGTATTCGAGACTCGTCTATGTGGAGGGGGACCAGCTGTCGCTACAGATCCAGGACACTCCGGGAGGCATCCAG GCCCAAGACAGCCTCAGTCAAATGGTGGATTCTCTGTCCAAATGTGTGCACTGGGCAGAGGGCTTTCTGCTGGTTTATTCCATAACAGACTATGAGAGCTACCAGTCCATTCGGCCCCTTTACCAGCATATCCGGAAGGTCCACCCTGATGGAAAAGCCCCTGTCATCGTCGTGGGAAACAAAGGAGACCTTGTGCATGCCCGGCAGGTGCAGACACATGAGGGTCTTCAGCTAGCTAATGAGCTGGGCAGTCTCTTCCTTGAAATTTCTACTAGTGAAAACTACGAAGATGTCTGCGATGTGTTCCAACATCTCTGCAAAGAAGTGAGCAAGCTGCATGGCCTCAGCGGGGAGCGGAGGAGGGCATCCATCATCCCCCGGCCCCGATCCCCCAACATGCAGGACCTGAAGAGGCGCTTCAGGCAGGCCCTGTCCTCCAAAGTAAAAGGGCCCTCCACCCTGGGGTGA